A stretch of Linepithema humile isolate Giens D197 chromosome 3, Lhum_UNIL_v1.0, whole genome shotgun sequence DNA encodes these proteins:
- the LOC105673454 gene encoding amyloid beta A4 precursor protein-binding family B member 1-interacting protein-like isoform X2, protein MDWMRRQDVKEEPQEAPNVLTPEDDECYFEEDVSIDEGMGLDNVSSATLRPFNSDINTPRIDSYRFSMANLEDSQDVDLDAILGELCALERRCDGDIVAATPAPDSQRPGRPTSARINAGDNTDIKNEGGIRTDSPDNDSAFSDTVSMLSSESSASSSGSGHKPPQTAMHTVPQQQSHQLADAANTAKAEKIRLALEKMREASVQKLFIKAFTLDGSGKSLMVDENMSVAHVCRLLADKNHVPMDPKWAVVEHLPDLFIERVFEDHELLVENLLLWTRDSKNKLLFVERPDKTQLFLTPERFLLGPFDRGSGEYDDHARNILLEEFFSSSNVGVPEVEGPLYLKSDSKKGWKRYHFILRASGLYYWPKEKARTARDLVCLATFDVNQVYYGVGWRKKYKAPTDFCFAVKHPQLQQPKCTKYIKFLCAEDNASLERWMVGIRVAKYGRQLMENYRALVDELAQEDLDLLAYARSCSVSSIAAPPNQTQYNTTNENARQFAENVRHETVVATTRQYDGQRQSYNPEQRQSYNNDGRLSRASSSSSSGCLSDGAPSSCEVAFECGEFPTGTIKRKPSMNPKLPLTSITRQLKEVGETVRDEPDSCPSPTSSGSGTLTRRHSRRRSGTDSDGSGTLKRYHRSGNATPVSPVPPGTPVKERASPMGYNRSESQESKTPTSPIQPCMMDSITSLPPPPSPSRVAEEIESDGEPLPPPPPEMFRSNLSLDSLPPPPAPGELPVCNTPELTGSLLSLASLPPPPSPLVGETGTIRRARPKQSTPTNSVTPENTPTHTPRIQSGQMYTNANSIALNSNSVQNSQNYNPNASPNSANNNSPHGSYSGSTASTPTYTPSSPNFTSPPPFVPPPAYGSQQQQQQQQQQQQQQQQQQQQQQQQQINTQSLPCRQNSKIEPLYAAHHTIQPIRPNPNMDTVRRSAMKQGSGHYAAPPYLAELKAASSPQPQRRVTIQEPPTSPKSKTGTGKKISFNLPPQQEPGSPALPQRKPTPPRRSDSTRLTSPKKLAASDQAPPGDFLKDLQRVMRKKWQVAQKCKLDSTTTPHEVLGFRDPPPAIADYRETNVSNWVQEHYGADNLYENVYATDPHAPVEYASSPARQPTVRFADENRSMNIVNAIAGKRRPPPPPPKRAETTHLTTTRAMH, encoded by the exons attcCCAGGATGTTGACTTGGACGCGATCCTTGGTGAATTGTGCGCTCTGGAGCGACGTTGCGACGGCGACATCGTCGCCGCTACTCCTGCGCCGGATTCACAAAGGCCAGGACGACCTACCAGCGCAAGGATCAATGCAGGAGATAACACCGACATCAAAAATGAAGGAG GTATACGCACTGATAGTCCTGACAATGATAGCGCATTCTCAGACACGGTGTCCATGTTGTCCAGCGAAAGTTCGGCAAGTAGTAGCGGTTCAGGACACAAACCACCTCAGACCGCCATGCACACAGTCCCGCAACAACAATCGCACCAACTTGCCG ATGCAGCGAACACAGCGAAGGCGGAGAAGATCCGCCTGGCGCTGGAGAAGATGCGCGAGGCGAGCGTGCAGAAGCTCTTCATCAAAGCATTCACGTTGGACGGCAGCGGTAAGAGCCTCATGGTCGACGAGAATATGAGCGTCGCGCACGTGTGTAGGTTGCTCGCGGACAAAAACCACGTGCCAATGGATCCGAAGTGGGCCGTGGTCGAGCACTTGCCCGATCTCTTCATAG AGAGAGTTTTCGAAGATCACGAGCTGTTGGTGGAGAATCTTTTACTGTGGACCAGGGATTCGAAGAACAAGCTGCTCTTCGTCGAGAGACCGGACAAGACTCAGCTATTCCTCACGCCCGAGCGATTCCTCCTCGGTCCCTTCGATCGCGGCAGCGGTGAATACGACGATCACGCGAGAAATATCCTACTGGAGGAGTTCTTCTCGAGTAGCAACGTCGGCGTGCCCGAG GTCGAGGGTCCTCTATACTTGAAGTCAGACAGTAAGAAGGGCTGGAAGAGGTATCACTTCATTTTACGAGCTTCTGGTCTCTATTACTGGCCGAAGGAAAAGGCACGCACCGCGCGAGATCTTGTCTGTCTGGCAACCTTTGATGTTAATCAG GTTTACTACGGCGTCGGCTGGCGAAAAAAGTACAAGGCACCCACCGATTTCTGCTTCGCCGTGAAACACCCGCAGCTGCAGCAGCCCAAGTGTACCAAGTACATCAAGTTCCTGTGCGCGGAGGACAACGCGTCCTTGGAACGATGGATGGTCGGGATTCGCGTAGCCAAATACGGCAGACAGCTGATGGAGAATTATCGAGCGCTCGTGGACGAGCTGGCGCAGGAGGATCTGGATTTACTAGCGTACGCCAGATCGTGCTCGGTCAGCTCTATCGCCGCGCCGCCGAATCAAACTCAGTATAACACGACGAATGAAAATGCGAGGCAGTTCGCGGAGAACGTGAGACACGAAACGGTGGTCGCCACAACGAGGCAATACGACGGTCAAAGGCAGAGCTACAATCCGGAACAGCGGCAGAGCTACAACAACGACGGCAGACTGAGCAGAGCGAGCAGCTCCAGTTCCAGCGGATGCTTGTCCGACGGAGCGCCAAGCAGTTGCGAG GTCGCCTTCGAATGCGGTGAATTTCCCACCGGCACGATCAAACGGAAACCATCTATGAATCCGAAGTTGCCTCTTACGTCGATTACGAGGCAGTTGAAGGAGGTCGGCGAAACCGTCCGAGATGAGCCCGACTCCTGTCCGAGTCCGACGAGTTCGGGATCCGGCACACTGACCCGAAGACACAGTCGCCGGCGTAGCGGCACCGATTCGGACGGATCCGGGACTCTGAAGAGATACCACAGATCCGGAAACGCGACGCCCGTCAGCCCGGTTCCGCCCGGCACGCCGGTGAAAGAACGAGCGAGTCCGATGGGATACAACAGGTCGGAAAGTCAAGAATCGAAGACGCCGACGAGCCCGATACAACCATGCATG ATGGATTCGATCACTTCACTTCCACCGCCACCGTCGCCGTCGAGAGTCGCCGAAGAGATCGAGTCTGACGGCGAACCGCTTCCACCGCCGCCCCCTGAAATGTTCCGGTCGAATCTCTCGCTGGACTCGCTTCCGCCGCCGCCAGCGCCTGGCGAGCTACCGGTCTGCAACACGCCCGAGCTTACGGGCTCCTTGTTGAGCCTCGCGTctctgccgccgccgcccagCCCGCTGGTTGGCGAGACCGGAACGATACGTCGCGCCCGACCCAAGCAGTCCACCCCCACGAACTCTGTAACCCCCGAGAACACGCCCACGCACACTCCCAGAATACAGTCCGGTCAAATGTACACGAATGCGAACAGTATCGCGCTAAACAGCAACTCGGTCCAGAACAGTCAAAATTACAATCCGAACGCGTCTCCGAATAGCGCGAATAACAACTCCCCGCATGGTTCCTATTCAGGATCGACGGCGAGCACGCCGACTTACACTCCGAGCTCGCCTAATTTCACATCGCCGCCACCCTTCGTGCCGCCACCGGCTTACGGctcgcagcagcagcagcagcagcagcagcagcagcaacaacaacaacaacaacaacaacaacagcaacagcaacagcagaTCAACACTCAGAGTCTGCCTTGTAGACAGAATTCCAAGATCGAACCGCTGTACGCGGCTCATCACACGATTCAGCCAATCAGGCCGAATCCCAACATGGACACTGTCCGACGCAGCGCCATGAAACAAGGAAGCGGTCATTACGCGGCACCACCTTATTTAGCCGAGCTGAAGGCCGCCTCCAGTCCGCAGCCGCAACGTCGGGTGACTATTCAGGAACCGCCGACTTCGCCCAAATCGAAGACTGGAACCGGCAAGAAGATCTCGTTCAATCTGCCGCCGCAGCAGGAACCCGGCAGTCCCGCCTTGCCGCAACGGAAGCCGACGCCGCCCAGGAGATCCGACAGCACCAGGCTGACGTCACCGAAGAAGTTGGCGGCGTCCGATCAGGCGCCGCCAGGCGATTTCCTAAAGGATCTCCAGAGGGTGATGAGGAAAAAATGGCAGGTCGCGCAGAAGTGCAAGCTAGACTCGACGACAACGCCGCACGAAGTGCTCGGCTTCCGAGACCCGCCGCCGGCCATAGCCGATTACAGGGAGACGAACGTGTCGAACTGGGTGCAGGAGCACTACGGCGCGGACAACCTCTACGAGAACGTGTACGCGACAGATCCGCACGCACCGGTCGAGTACGCGTCGAGCCCGGCGCGACAGCCGACGGTGAGATTTGCCGACGAAAATCGCAGCATGAACATCGTGAACGCGATCGCCGGCAAGAGGCgaccgccgccaccgccgcccaAGCGGGCCGAAACCACGCATCTCACCACTACCCGGGCGATGCACTGA
- the LOC105673454 gene encoding amyloid beta A4 precursor protein-binding family B member 1-interacting protein-like isoform X3: MDRYEEEAEDSDNETDPEQLLNEWLGELDSLTVGLDNVSSATLRPFNSDINTPRIDSYRFSMANLEDSQDVDLDAILGELCALERRCDGDIVAATPAPDSQRPGRPTSARINAGDNTDIKNEGGIRTDSPDNDSAFSDTVSMLSSESSASSSGSGHKPPQTAMHTVPQQQSHQLADAANTAKAEKIRLALEKMREASVQKLFIKAFTLDGSGKSLMVDENMSVAHVCRLLADKNHVPMDPKWAVVEHLPDLFIERVFEDHELLVENLLLWTRDSKNKLLFVERPDKTQLFLTPERFLLGPFDRGSGEYDDHARNILLEEFFSSSNVGVPEVEGPLYLKSDSKKGWKRYHFILRASGLYYWPKEKARTARDLVCLATFDVNQVYYGVGWRKKYKAPTDFCFAVKHPQLQQPKCTKYIKFLCAEDNASLERWMVGIRVAKYGRQLMENYRALVDELAQEDLDLLAYARSCSVSSIAAPPNQTQYNTTNENARQFAENVRHETVVATTRQYDGQRQSYNPEQRQSYNNDGRLSRASSSSSSGCLSDGAPSSCEVAFECGEFPTGTIKRKPSMNPKLPLTSITRQLKEVGETVRDEPDSCPSPTSSGSGTLTRRHSRRRSGTDSDGSGTLKRYHRSGNATPVSPVPPGTPVKERASPMGYNRSESQESKTPTSPIQPCMMDSITSLPPPPSPSRVAEEIESDGEPLPPPPPEMFRSNLSLDSLPPPPAPGELPVCNTPELTGSLLSLASLPPPPSPLVGETGTIRRARPKQSTPTNSVTPENTPTHTPRIQSGQMYTNANSIALNSNSVQNSQNYNPNASPNSANNNSPHGSYSGSTASTPTYTPSSPNFTSPPPFVPPPAYGSQQQQQQQQQQQQQQQQQQQQQQQQQINTQSLPCRQNSKIEPLYAAHHTIQPIRPNPNMDTVRRSAMKQGSGHYAAPPYLAELKAASSPQPQRRVTIQEPPTSPKSKTGTGKKISFNLPPQQEPGSPALPQRKPTPPRRSDSTRLTSPKKLAASDQAPPGDFLKDLQRVMRKKWQVAQKCKLDSTTTPHEVLGFRDPPPAIADYRETNVSNWVQEHYGADNLYENVYATDPHAPVEYASSPARQPTVRFADENRSMNIVNAIAGKRRPPPPPPKRAETTHLTTTRAMH, translated from the exons attcCCAGGATGTTGACTTGGACGCGATCCTTGGTGAATTGTGCGCTCTGGAGCGACGTTGCGACGGCGACATCGTCGCCGCTACTCCTGCGCCGGATTCACAAAGGCCAGGACGACCTACCAGCGCAAGGATCAATGCAGGAGATAACACCGACATCAAAAATGAAGGAG GTATACGCACTGATAGTCCTGACAATGATAGCGCATTCTCAGACACGGTGTCCATGTTGTCCAGCGAAAGTTCGGCAAGTAGTAGCGGTTCAGGACACAAACCACCTCAGACCGCCATGCACACAGTCCCGCAACAACAATCGCACCAACTTGCCG ATGCAGCGAACACAGCGAAGGCGGAGAAGATCCGCCTGGCGCTGGAGAAGATGCGCGAGGCGAGCGTGCAGAAGCTCTTCATCAAAGCATTCACGTTGGACGGCAGCGGTAAGAGCCTCATGGTCGACGAGAATATGAGCGTCGCGCACGTGTGTAGGTTGCTCGCGGACAAAAACCACGTGCCAATGGATCCGAAGTGGGCCGTGGTCGAGCACTTGCCCGATCTCTTCATAG AGAGAGTTTTCGAAGATCACGAGCTGTTGGTGGAGAATCTTTTACTGTGGACCAGGGATTCGAAGAACAAGCTGCTCTTCGTCGAGAGACCGGACAAGACTCAGCTATTCCTCACGCCCGAGCGATTCCTCCTCGGTCCCTTCGATCGCGGCAGCGGTGAATACGACGATCACGCGAGAAATATCCTACTGGAGGAGTTCTTCTCGAGTAGCAACGTCGGCGTGCCCGAG GTCGAGGGTCCTCTATACTTGAAGTCAGACAGTAAGAAGGGCTGGAAGAGGTATCACTTCATTTTACGAGCTTCTGGTCTCTATTACTGGCCGAAGGAAAAGGCACGCACCGCGCGAGATCTTGTCTGTCTGGCAACCTTTGATGTTAATCAG GTTTACTACGGCGTCGGCTGGCGAAAAAAGTACAAGGCACCCACCGATTTCTGCTTCGCCGTGAAACACCCGCAGCTGCAGCAGCCCAAGTGTACCAAGTACATCAAGTTCCTGTGCGCGGAGGACAACGCGTCCTTGGAACGATGGATGGTCGGGATTCGCGTAGCCAAATACGGCAGACAGCTGATGGAGAATTATCGAGCGCTCGTGGACGAGCTGGCGCAGGAGGATCTGGATTTACTAGCGTACGCCAGATCGTGCTCGGTCAGCTCTATCGCCGCGCCGCCGAATCAAACTCAGTATAACACGACGAATGAAAATGCGAGGCAGTTCGCGGAGAACGTGAGACACGAAACGGTGGTCGCCACAACGAGGCAATACGACGGTCAAAGGCAGAGCTACAATCCGGAACAGCGGCAGAGCTACAACAACGACGGCAGACTGAGCAGAGCGAGCAGCTCCAGTTCCAGCGGATGCTTGTCCGACGGAGCGCCAAGCAGTTGCGAG GTCGCCTTCGAATGCGGTGAATTTCCCACCGGCACGATCAAACGGAAACCATCTATGAATCCGAAGTTGCCTCTTACGTCGATTACGAGGCAGTTGAAGGAGGTCGGCGAAACCGTCCGAGATGAGCCCGACTCCTGTCCGAGTCCGACGAGTTCGGGATCCGGCACACTGACCCGAAGACACAGTCGCCGGCGTAGCGGCACCGATTCGGACGGATCCGGGACTCTGAAGAGATACCACAGATCCGGAAACGCGACGCCCGTCAGCCCGGTTCCGCCCGGCACGCCGGTGAAAGAACGAGCGAGTCCGATGGGATACAACAGGTCGGAAAGTCAAGAATCGAAGACGCCGACGAGCCCGATACAACCATGCATG ATGGATTCGATCACTTCACTTCCACCGCCACCGTCGCCGTCGAGAGTCGCCGAAGAGATCGAGTCTGACGGCGAACCGCTTCCACCGCCGCCCCCTGAAATGTTCCGGTCGAATCTCTCGCTGGACTCGCTTCCGCCGCCGCCAGCGCCTGGCGAGCTACCGGTCTGCAACACGCCCGAGCTTACGGGCTCCTTGTTGAGCCTCGCGTctctgccgccgccgcccagCCCGCTGGTTGGCGAGACCGGAACGATACGTCGCGCCCGACCCAAGCAGTCCACCCCCACGAACTCTGTAACCCCCGAGAACACGCCCACGCACACTCCCAGAATACAGTCCGGTCAAATGTACACGAATGCGAACAGTATCGCGCTAAACAGCAACTCGGTCCAGAACAGTCAAAATTACAATCCGAACGCGTCTCCGAATAGCGCGAATAACAACTCCCCGCATGGTTCCTATTCAGGATCGACGGCGAGCACGCCGACTTACACTCCGAGCTCGCCTAATTTCACATCGCCGCCACCCTTCGTGCCGCCACCGGCTTACGGctcgcagcagcagcagcagcagcagcagcagcagcaacaacaacaacaacaacaacaacaacagcaacagcaacagcagaTCAACACTCAGAGTCTGCCTTGTAGACAGAATTCCAAGATCGAACCGCTGTACGCGGCTCATCACACGATTCAGCCAATCAGGCCGAATCCCAACATGGACACTGTCCGACGCAGCGCCATGAAACAAGGAAGCGGTCATTACGCGGCACCACCTTATTTAGCCGAGCTGAAGGCCGCCTCCAGTCCGCAGCCGCAACGTCGGGTGACTATTCAGGAACCGCCGACTTCGCCCAAATCGAAGACTGGAACCGGCAAGAAGATCTCGTTCAATCTGCCGCCGCAGCAGGAACCCGGCAGTCCCGCCTTGCCGCAACGGAAGCCGACGCCGCCCAGGAGATCCGACAGCACCAGGCTGACGTCACCGAAGAAGTTGGCGGCGTCCGATCAGGCGCCGCCAGGCGATTTCCTAAAGGATCTCCAGAGGGTGATGAGGAAAAAATGGCAGGTCGCGCAGAAGTGCAAGCTAGACTCGACGACAACGCCGCACGAAGTGCTCGGCTTCCGAGACCCGCCGCCGGCCATAGCCGATTACAGGGAGACGAACGTGTCGAACTGGGTGCAGGAGCACTACGGCGCGGACAACCTCTACGAGAACGTGTACGCGACAGATCCGCACGCACCGGTCGAGTACGCGTCGAGCCCGGCGCGACAGCCGACGGTGAGATTTGCCGACGAAAATCGCAGCATGAACATCGTGAACGCGATCGCCGGCAAGAGGCgaccgccgccaccgccgcccaAGCGGGCCGAAACCACGCATCTCACCACTACCCGGGCGATGCACTGA